In Bernardetia litoralis DSM 6794, the genomic window CTCAATAAGACTAAAAGGCATTATCAATAATACTAAAATCTTTAATCAGATTGCCTTTTCTAATTTTGTTTGTAGTTAAGAGAGATTTGAATAGTGTGTGGAAATTTAGTTTTTTAATTAATTATGGTATCACTTTCTCAACAAAATACGGCTATCTCATTGAACCCACACGCAGCAAATAGTGGTGGCTATAAAGATTGTCAGACAGTTTGGTTGCGTTGTTTAGAAATTATCAAGACTGAAATTCCAGAGCAGAGTTTCAATACTTGGTTTATGCCTATACGACCTTTGCGTTTGCGCCAAAATATTTTGACGATTCAAGTACCGAGCCTCTATTTTTACGAATTTTTAGAAGAACATTATGTTCTTGTACTCAGAAAAGCAATTATTGAACAGTTGGGAACAAATGGAAAACTAGAGTACTCTCTTCTTCCTGAAAAACAACAACGACCTTTGTTTGATACTTCGTTTGAACGCAATATAGAATCTCAAAATCAACAGAATCAAGCATTACAAAAAAATAGTTTTGCTTCTTCTTCTAATTTTACTAATAATGAAGAAGAAAATTCGGCAACTGCTTCTGGTCAAGCAAGTTTGTTTCAGAATCAAAACTCAAGTCAGCAAAATACAAATCAAAAGGAAACAGATTCAGATAATCCAATAATATTAAATGGTAATTCGAATTACGAATCAGCTACTTCTAGAAATCAGTTGAACACGAATTCAAATTCAGAGCAAGTAACTAGACAAGGGCATAGATTAGAACATGAAAAAGAAAATGAGCTAGAAACAAGACAACAAACTAATTTAGAAAACAGACAAAGCCATCAAAGCAACAGGACTCATCAGTCTGCGCCACAGCTTCAAAAGTCTTCTAATTTTCAATCTTCTAATTCTGGTCAATCTTATCATCAAAATCAGACTCAAAACAGAAATAAGATTCAGCAACAGTCTGATTTTCGTCCTGTCAAGACAACTCAAGAACTGCCTCACAATCTCAATGCAAGATATACTTTTGATACTTTTGTAGAAGGAGAGTGTAATAGTGTTGCTTTTGCAGCAGGTAGAGCGATTGCCAAAAATCCTGGAAGAACAAGTTTTCACCCTTTGGTTTTGTATGGTGGTGTAGGTTTGGGCAAAACACATTTAGCACATGCGATTGGCAACAGAATCTTAGAACAGTATCCAGAAAAACGAGTTGTTTATGTATCTGCTGACCAATTTGCTAATGATTTTGTAGCTTCTGTACGTGAACAACAGATTACGCAATTTACCGAACAGTATTATCATTTAGATGTTTTGATTGTCGATGATATTCAATTTTTGTGTGATAAGGTAAAGACTCAAGAGAGTTTTTTCCATATCTTCAATCACTTGCATAGCGCAGGCAAACAAATAATAATGACAAGCGATTGTGCGCCTGCTCAAATGAGAGGTTTGCAAGAACGACTACTTTCTCGTTTCAAATGGGGAGCAATCCTAGATTTGAAAATTCCTGATGAAGAAACTAGAAAGGCAATTATTTATACAAAATTACAAGGATACGAATCTCAAGTTTCTTTAGATGTAATTGATTTTTTAGCAAAAAGTGTAACTACTAATGTTAGAGAATTAGAAGGTGTAATTACTTCTCTTTTAGCTAAATCTTCTTTAGCTGATATGAGCATTACACTGGATTTGGCTCGTCAGGCACTTGGCGCAGTAGTGGCTCATCAAAATGAAACACACGAGCTTTCTATTGATGCAATTGAGGAAATTGTAGCTGCTTTTTTTCAGGTTACCTTAGAGCAACTCAAAGGAAAAACTAGAAAAAAAGAAATTGCAATAGCTCGTCAGTTTGCAATGTATCTTACCAAAGAATATACTGATTTGCCTTTAAAAGCAATTGGTTGGCATTTTGGAAAGAGAGACCACAGTACTGTTATTCATGCTTGTAAAGTTGTTCCTTTAAAAATGGAGAAAGAAGAATCTTACAAAAAAACTTTTGATGAGATTATAAAGCGAATAGAACAACTTTAATTAGAATAAAATAATGTCATTTGTGAAGATACACACAATGACATAAGTTTTAATACAAGAAAAAGCCAATAAGTTCTTGTTGGCTTTTTGTATGAAGTCAGTTACTTTTTATCTATTTTTAAAATAAGCATGACTCAATTCGAAAATACCAAATGCTTCTCTATAAGCATTAAATAAATTTTGAATATGTTCTTGTTGATGCTGTGCCATCATTTCATACATTTTAGATTTTATATGAGGATATTCTTCAAAAATTTCTAGAATATTAGCCAAAGGAAGGATATAAAGCTCTGTTATTGTATCACAGCAAATTGCATTATACAATCTATTTGAG contains:
- the dnaA gene encoding chromosomal replication initiator protein DnaA, with the translated sequence MVSLSQQNTAISLNPHAANSGGYKDCQTVWLRCLEIIKTEIPEQSFNTWFMPIRPLRLRQNILTIQVPSLYFYEFLEEHYVLVLRKAIIEQLGTNGKLEYSLLPEKQQRPLFDTSFERNIESQNQQNQALQKNSFASSSNFTNNEEENSATASGQASLFQNQNSSQQNTNQKETDSDNPIILNGNSNYESATSRNQLNTNSNSEQVTRQGHRLEHEKENELETRQQTNLENRQSHQSNRTHQSAPQLQKSSNFQSSNSGQSYHQNQTQNRNKIQQQSDFRPVKTTQELPHNLNARYTFDTFVEGECNSVAFAAGRAIAKNPGRTSFHPLVLYGGVGLGKTHLAHAIGNRILEQYPEKRVVYVSADQFANDFVASVREQQITQFTEQYYHLDVLIVDDIQFLCDKVKTQESFFHIFNHLHSAGKQIIMTSDCAPAQMRGLQERLLSRFKWGAILDLKIPDEETRKAIIYTKLQGYESQVSLDVIDFLAKSVTTNVRELEGVITSLLAKSSLADMSITLDLARQALGAVVAHQNETHELSIDAIEEIVAAFFQVTLEQLKGKTRKKEIAIARQFAMYLTKEYTDLPLKAIGWHFGKRDHSTVIHACKVVPLKMEKEESYKKTFDEIIKRIEQL